From Cryptococcus neoformans var. grubii H99 chromosome 6, complete sequence:
ACCTTTTTCGATCAGCAGTTGAGATGGCTCTTGGATGTTCTTACGTTTGGATCCTTCTCGGCCCCTCCGGTCTTTGGGGTCTTTCTACCCTCATTCTTACCTGTCCTTCCGCGTATTTGTTAACAAAGTGGGAATACTCTGTTTTTGAGAAGAGGCTTGCCATCAGGGATGAAAGGGTATCACTGATGCAGGAAGCCGTTCAGGCAATTTCGATGATCAAGATGATGGCAACGGAGAGGTTCTGGTATAGGAGGATCAATAATgtgagagaaagagaattCAAGAAATTGATTCAGGCCCAGGTCTTGGGCTACATTTCTGGTCTGCTTTAGTGAGCCAGTCCCACTTCTCCATACTTTGATGACTAAGCTTGTTTCTAGTTCGGCTTCTCCTATTGTCATCGTCATTGTTGCATTTGCTCACTATACACTTGTAGCTAAAAAGGAGCTTACAGCGACTATTGCATTTGTAAATGACTTAGACATAGCCCATGACGAAAGTGGCTGATGGCTTTTAGACTTCCATTGCCGTCTTCGATGAACTCCGTCCGTCTCTTCTCGATTTGCCTTCCAGCGTGGCTGAACTCCTCCAAGAAATCCTTGGTGCTCGGCGTATCGCCAATTTCCTCACTACCGGAGACGTCGAGTATTTCAATGATACTTCTTTCAATTCCTCAGACATCATCACTCCGGAAGAGGGCCCACTTTACGTCGTTGGTACTGTCGCATGGGATGTACCAAAGGTCTATGTCGCACCAACTAGCAATCCCATGACCGATGCGTCCAGTGATAGTTCGGAAAACAACAAGATCGGCTTCAGGCTTATGAATCTTGACATCAGGTTTCCCCGTGGAAAGTTGACTCTTGTGGCTGGTAAATTTGGTTCAGGGAAGTCGCTTTTGTTGTTGGCTTTACTAGGAGAGGCGAGATTGATTGAAGGCAAGATTTCATACGCGGTTTCTCCCATCATGGACCCTCAGACGATTGACAAGAACGACTGGAGTTTATTCAAAAAAGGAGTGGCCTACGCACCTCAAGTGAGTCATTTGATATGCCGAGTAAATCCCAGGCCGCTAATTCTTTCTAGACACCTTGGCTTCTCAGCCAAAGCATTCGAGACAACATTCTTTTTGGTCTTCCTCTCGATATGGAGCGCTACCGCTCTGTCTGCTTTGCCACTGGTCTCATGCCTGATCTCGAGCTCCTCGAGGATGCCGACCTCACTGAAATTGGCGAACGAGGCAAGCTTCTCTCTGGTGGTCAAAAAGCTCGGGTCAGTTTGGCACGTGCGGTTTACTCCAGGGCTTCTGTTCTTCTATTGGATGATGTTATATCGGCTGTTGATGCTCAGACGAGTCAACATATTATCAAACACTGCTTCAATTCCTCCCTTATGAACGGTCGAACTGTCATCCTCGCTTCTCATGCTGTGGAGACTTTGGCACCTTTGGCTGCCCATGCAATCTATCTGGATGATGGCAGATGTCTTTGGCAAGGTTCGGGGTGGCAGTTACTAGAAACTGGGCACATGGCCCATTTGAAAACTGAGTCTAGATCGCCAAGTCGCTTTCCCAGCAGGTTGCCGAGTAGCGAAGACCTTAAGGCTGAAGCAAAGAATTACAGGAAGGAtaaaaagaaagatgaaaagcCTGCCTCACTCAACGTTCAGGCGGCCAAAGAAAAGTTTGAAATTCGGGAGGCAATCCCAAAAACGCCAAAACAGCTCGTaatcgaagaagaaagggccGTGGGGGCTGTGGAACTGATTCACTGGAAAAACCTATTAAAGTTTAACGGTAATGGGGTATATTGGGCGGCTGCCTTTACCCTCATGATGGCTGCTGTTCTGGCACCTGTTTGTGAGAGGATGACTCTTTCGTGAGTTGGCCATCTCAGAAATCTTTCGAACCAGTCTGACTTTTCGACAAAGACTTTGGACTGGCACAGAAGGTGAGACATCAGCCAATCATACCGTTGTGTTCTGGATTTCACTTTACGCGGCTGTAGGTTCTCTATTGATGAGATATGGCTGAGTGCCGTGTTGATTGTTTTAATAGGTTTCTCTTGCACGTGTTTTCTTAGACACATTCTACGGTTTATTCCGTTTCTGGGGTAGTATGCGAGCTATGAAAATTGCACGTTCCATTGGTCTATCAACGGGATTTGTTAGTTTGCTGACTTCGACACTGTAGATCCACGGCCAGATGCTCGAGTCGATGCTACATGCCAAGATGTTGTTCTTCACCAAGACTCGAGCAGGATCTATTATTCAGCGTTTCGGCAAAGACCTTGTTAGTACTCATACGACTTAGCTAGGGCCCAAATTAACCTGTTTCTAGAACGACATCCTTGACTGTTCCAACTTGCTTACTGGAATGACTGAAGGGGGCATGAACAGTGATTTCCACCTATTTTCGCCGTAGTCACGCTAATGATCATTTGTAGTTATTATCAGTCTGATATCAGTATCCGTGTATGGCGGCTGGATATTCTGTGTAGTGACCATTCTCTTGCTCATCGTTGCTTGGACACCAGTAGGCATGTTGAATTATGCCTTGAGTGCTTTGCCGACCTGTCTTTTTAGGGGAAATGGTACCGGGCATCTTCTCGACAAGTCCGTCGACTTCAAGCTATCCTTCCGGGCCCCATCAATGCGATTTACGGAGAGACTGTGGCTGGTACTACCGTTATTCGCGCTTTCGGTGCCCAGTCCGTTTTCATTGACGGTAGGTATCTTGAAGAACGCAATATATGTTCAGGTAGTTTCTGATTTAAAAACATTCCTAGATCTCTTGAGATGGACCAACATGAAGATCACAGCGACTATTTGGACTGTTGCTATTGCTCGATGGCTATTCTGTGAGTGGCCTCGCTTCTGTCTTTCTGTATGTCACCAACCCAAGGTTCCATAATGCAGTGAGCTTGCAAGTCATGGATGTGATTGTCCGCATTACAGCtctcactcttcttcttgcccgaGCTTCCACTACAGGTTCTGTCGCTGGTTTCGTCCTTACTTTCGCTGGCTCTATCTCCACTTATGTTAACTGGATGCTTATTCATCTCCGCAACTTCGAGCTCAAGGGTGTCAGTCTCGAACGCACTTCCGAATACCGAACACTTTCACGGGAGGATGGTACGAAACTCCTTGCCGACGATACACGGTATGCCACAGATGGGCTAGAActcgatgaagaagatcagCGTCTCGGCAGTTGGCCTGAGCATGGTGAACTCAAGGTTGAAGGCCTCTGTGCCCGATACGGCCCTGATATGCCTGAGATTCTCCACGATGTCACGTTCAAGGTGAAGGGAGGCGAAAGAATCGGGATTGTGGGCGCTACTGGGGGCGGAAAGTCAACTTTAGCGAAggcattcttctcctttgtaGACCTAACCAAAGGCAAGATTGAAATTGACGGCCAAGGTCGGTTTGCTTTCAAGCTAATATCTTTGAGCAAACTGACATGAACATAGATATCTCCACAATTCCCCTGGGAGCGGTACGCTCTAAGCTGGGCATCATCGCTCAGGACCCTATCCTTCTTTCAGGCCCTCTGAGGCTGAACCTCGATATAGAAGGCAAATACTCCGATGAACAACTGTACACTGCGCTACGCCAAGTTCAGCTTCTCAAACAATCCGACTCCTTCCCTGACCTTCTCAGCAACGACCTTACATCTCCTACCACTGAGACAAGCTCACAAgaacagcaacagcagcaagaaAATATCTTCTCGAatcttgactttgaagTGAAGGGCGGCGGAGAGAATTTATCAGCCGGCCAAAAGCAGCTTGTTGTGCTCGCTAGAGCGCTTCTGAAGAGACATCGCGTCTTGATTCTCGATGAAGCGACTGCCTCAATTGATTCAGCTACCGATGCTGAGATTAGCCGGGTTGTGCATGAGGAGTTCACCAACGCCACAGTCCTTATCATCGCCCACCGATTGAGGGTGAGTACGCTCTCTTTTTGAGAAATGACAACTTTCTGACCCATTTTTAGACTATTATGCCTTGTGCTAACATTCTGGTCATGGACAAGGGTCATTTAATTCAACAGGGTTCTCCTCTCGAGCTCATTCACCGCAAGGGTCAATTTCAGGACCTGTGTATAGCagctggggaagaagagtacaGGCATCTTGTTGACCTGGCTGAGCAGCACGATCCGCTGAACAAGGACGAGCTTATAGGGTCGCCTTTTGCTCGCTGATAGCTCATATGGAAGAGGGGCATCTCTCTATTACAATCATATTCACGTCGCATAACAGAAATCCGCATGTACTGGTACCCACCGAAAAGAATGTACCCCCCCCCCTTTTGATCCCGCGACGCGTTTTTGACTCTACCCCATAACTATGATCTTGAATTGTTCATGCATGTACTTATAACTATCTGATTATTTTCCATAGTAGCACCCCAGGCCACCCCCACTACCAAACGAACTGTTGTGGAAGCCCACAAAAGTGGGAAATCATTCAGCAATCTTGCAAAACAATATAAGCGTCCCAAGGGTACAATCAAGCGCTGGTGTCGAGAGTATGCGCACCGTGAACACACTTATCCGCTCCCAATCCCTGGAAGGCCAAGGGTGTTGGATCAGGGGCAAGTAAGGAATCTTCTGAGGGACTTTATTCGCAGTCTGCGTGAACCCTGGAGCGTTCACGCGAAGAGATACAATGTCGGCGTGACAACTATCGTCAGGATCGCTCATTGAGCATGGGTTTTACCGCAGAATTATGAGGCGTAAACCTTATCTTTCGCCCAAAACTGTGGCTaaaaggaaagagtggGCCAGGAACAACATGAAGAGGGACTGGCGGGACGTTGTTTTCACTGATGAATGTGCATTGGAGCTGGGGGGAGGAAGTACGAGGCGGCCAAGGACTACCCGGCGCGCAGGCGAAGCGTACGCTCCACAACACATCCTACCAACCTTCCATTCTGGTCGACAGAGCCTGATGGTTTGGGGAGCGATTAGCTACTACCAAAAATTTCCTCTTTTACGCCTTCCTCTAGCTCCATCGACGGTCAAAATGGCGTCAGGTCTAAGGCCGAGTCCCTCAACGGGCTTAGGTACACCGAGATGGTGATCAAAGGCGTCTTGGGGGGCGAGGGTGGTATCCTTAGGTCGCTGAAGTCTTTCGGTTTCGAAAATATCCTTGtgttggaggatggagcTCCCTCGCATTGCGCTGCTGTTGCGAAAGCAGCGAGAGCGGAAATGGGGATTGAAACCCTCGACCATCCCGCTCCTCTCCCGAGCTAAATCGCATAGAGAACGCATGGTATCCCCTAAAGTCAAAGGTCGCGGCTTTCCCCAGAGTCGCTACGTCGCTTGACGAGCTCTGGGAACAAATACAGAAAGCATGGGATGAGATAGACCTGGAGCAGGTCCGGGATCTGatagatgagatggagcaGAGGCGTGTAGCGGTGTGGAAAGCCCAAGGGAAGTCTACCAAGTACTAGATTATTGTAAATTATACATAGAATCTGCCTATGTACTTGGATTTCCCGAAAACATGCATTGTAAAATGATAAATGCAATCGATGTTGTTTGTACAGGTAGAAAAACGGGATCAAAAGGGGGGGGGTACATTCTTTTCGGTGGGTACCAGTACATTGCATTGAAACTGTACAGACTGCTTGCTAGTTAGTATGATTCCATATAGCTAGGGGTATGGTAACGGAATGTCAATGGAAGGAAACAAACTTGTCTGTATCTAGTCCCTCTCCAGTCGTGCTGGGCGTCGACCCAGAAGACGGAGAGACTGTGCTTGATCAGAGGCATTGACCGCTGCCAGCAAACagcaaaaggaaaacagACAGGCCAGAGAACCATTGTACTTGATGTTTACTATTCCGTCGATATTTGAGGCCCCCTCGTCGTGAATATCGGTCAAGAAGACCTCGACGAGGTGCCGTATCATCGCGGGAAGAATGTTACAGGTTATGAACAGGGagacaaaaaaaagatcAGTGATGTATGTTAACATCGCAAGACATTGTATACATGTCGTTATGGACTGTTACCACCTGCTACTGGGTCCTTGTTGTAAGAAGCCTACGAGGTCGGGAGATAACGAGCCAGTAGCGACCGAAAGAACCTGTAGAAATCCATTGGTTATGATGTTATTCGGCATCTTTCAGATCTTGACTTACTTCCTGGGCTaattcctttcctccactgTCCCATGTTCTTGACAATACAGGTCGCAATATCTCCCCTATTAATCTCATTACTAGTCCTCTGACCTCTTGAGGAGCCTCTCTTTTCCACAGAAGGATGTTCTTCAATAGCTTAATTCGGCGATGGATGAAGCGAATCAACGCTGATCGAGATGCGGGATTGAATGCGGGTGGAGGGATGGCGTTGGAGGCAGTTACGGCCGCTATAGCTGAGGAAAGttcgagaagatgagagtgGAACACTTCAAGTATGGCTTTCAAAAGCGTGACAAACTTGCGACTGTCTTTGCCTGTTAAATCAGCCACCACGTCCGTCAAATCGACCGCGCGCCTGGTTTGTGGTGCCGAATACGGATCATAGGCCCCAGCCTCAAAGATTTTGGTCAAAAGAGGAACAACAGCAGTCGACACCATGGACGCAACGAGGTCTCCTTCGGGACTGAGAGGTGGTTCCtcatccatatcctcatcgtcatccgcGCGAGGTTGGCGAGGATGGCAATACTGATGAAGAGAGTGGAACCATCGAAAAGAATCGAGAAATGCAGATCCCTGCCATAGCCGTAAATGGGAAGTACAATTTAATGGGGAAAATTCAACTTACCCTCAGAGGCTCCCATCCCACCATTTCTCCCCTCGCCCAGAATTCCCAAGCCTGCACCAAGGCCAGACCGCCAAATGCATTTacatactcttcttcatccctttttctccagCCACCAAATCTCTTTGCAAGACCCTTCTCTGGATCTCTGAAGTCTTCGGCCTTCACATCGTCCAACAAGGCATGAGTGCGATGTGCCAGGCGATtttgagcagcagcatAATCTTCAGCATCAGCATCTGCGAGAGTCGAATCCGTGGAAtatccttcatcctccgcGGTAGGAGAGTTTGTCATTCGCGCTATTCTTTTTGACCGACGTGACTCGCGTTGTTCTCGTCGACCGCGTCTCACACCAGAGCTTGCCCCCCTTTCTCTCGTGGCATCCCTAACACGACCAAATTTGTCGATATCTTgttccccttcttttggTGCGGCTATGCCCATACAGAGAGCAA
This genomic window contains:
- a CDS encoding ABC transporter ABCC.6; its protein translation is MGPQTLPAWPVVVDITCVTIVLASVLISSLQISVTWIKSKRGGHIQLSESFEPKSKKELFETKILYHVARETPEDGAPVEVAGFWRSTIFAKVSLLLVTLSNLAIQIVEAIATSPYRGQSWLPLLTLLVADLTSIYLVALSTHYLFTRNLTRHASLTKHICTISSILLFHWYFQTLGQYLWLSTNVHIPWTGYASLGLAFLQTVMSGLIPVGPKLWVDMTAVYTKAVRAKIEDNAAITFGGNLIEEISCSIFGKLMFTFVYPMIVKTATMHQVDIHDLPAVQAEMRTQNMYHEFMSPKTTEDIIWKRHPTLSLLWTVWWPQRRAVVKALIFMFALCPLWYLPHICLQQILNILDDHTAVRWSAVAFAALMILAKVGNTIISMQQYNITMSYVGPRINAHTSFLLYQKLLTRNLFAIPEKKEGDKAVHTKADILNLISSDASSVQRIGWTFTNLFRSAVEMALGCSYVWILLGPSGLWGLSTLILTCPSAYLLTKWEYSVFEKRLAIRDERVSLMQEAVQAISMIKMMATERFWYRRINNVREREFKKLIQAQVLGYISGLLYSASPIVIVIVAFAHYTLVAKKELTATIAFTSIAVFDELRPSLLDLPSSVAELLQEILGARRIANFLTTGDVEYFNDTSFNSSDIITPEEGPLYVVGTVAWDVPKVYVAPTSNPMTDASSDSSENNKIGFRLMNLDIRFPRGKLTLVAGKFGSGKSLLLLALLGEARLIEGKISYAVSPIMDPQTIDKNDWSLFKKGVAYAPQTPWLLSQSIRDNILFGLPLDMERYRSVCFATGLMPDLELLEDADLTEIGERGKLLSGGQKARVSLARAVYSRASVLLLDDVISAVDAQTSQHIIKHCFNSSLMNGRTVILASHAVETLAPLAAHAIYLDDGRCLWQGSGWQLLETGHMAHLKTESRSPSRFPSRLPSSEDLKAEAKNYRKDKKKDEKPASLNVQAAKEKFEIREAIPKTPKQLVIEEERAVGAVELIHWKNLLKFNGNGVYWAAAFTLMMAAVLAPVCERMTLSLWTGTEGETSANHTVVFWISLYAAVSLARVFLDTFYGLFRFWGSMRAMKIIHGQMLESMLHAKMLFFTKTRAGSIIQRFGKDLNDILDCSNLLTGMTEGGMNIIISLISVSVYGGWIFCVVTILLLIVAWTPGKWYRASSRQVRRLQAILPGPINAIYGETVAGTTVIRAFGAQSVFIDDLLRWTNMKITATIWTVAIARWLFLSLQVMDVIVRITALTLLLARASTTGSVAGFVLTFAGSISTYVNWMLIHLRNFELKGVSLERTSEYRTLSREDGTKLLADDTRYATDGLELDEEDQRLGSWPEHGELKVEGLCARYGPDMPEILHDVTFKVKGGERIGIVGATGGGKSTLAKAFFSFVDLTKGKIEIDGQDISTIPLGAVRSKLGIIAQDPILLSGPLRLNLDIEGKYSDEQLYTALRQVQLLKQSDSFPDLLSNDLTSPTTETSSQEQQQQQENIFSNLDFEVKGGGENLSAGQKQLVVLARALLKRHRVLILDEATASIDSATDAEISRVVHEEFTNATVLIIAHRLRTIMPCANILVMDKGHLIQQGSPLELIHRKGQFQDLCIAAGEEEYRHLVDLAEQHDPLNKDELIGSPFAR